The following is a genomic window from Nitrospira sp..
CCGTGTCATCAACAACCCCAACGCTACATTGCTCGAAGGAGATCCTGTACGCATCGTGACCCCGAGGCCTGGATACGACCTCATCAACGTCCGCGCAGCCCAGCAAGGACCTGAGTCAACACAGACCTCTCAACCGCCACAGGGACCTCCACCGGCCGAGCGGTCGGAACCAGCACAGCCGCAATCCGGGACACAGCTTATATCGCCTCGATCGCAGCCTGAACCATCGCGGCATTCGCCACAGGCTCTGCAGCGGATCCAGCCATGATTTCATGTCACGCGGTAACTCCGTACAGATCAGGGCGGACCTCTTGCGCAATTCTGTCGCCCTTCTTCGCGCACTCGGCGGGGGTTGGAATCGCAAGCGATTGCCTACGGACGAACACATCCAACCGTTCGATGTCTTCCAATATACCGATCTCGACAAGCCAAAACCCGCCGGCGGCATCGATGTCAATGCGCCGAATAATTGGGCGATAACGATCCGACCAAGCCCGCCGTTCGTTGACCGTCGTCCGCAAACTTGGGTTCCGCCCCGATTTTGCGGCCCCCTCCGTCCTTCTGCGCGGCCGCCGTTAGGTCTTCCGGCTCAGCGCAAAATGTTCTGATTGCACAGTTCTCTCCCTCGCTGCTTGCCGCAAAGCGAGGGAGGTGCCCTCGCTCCGTCAACCTCGTCCATGAGAATCAAGACGTTACGTCATGGTCACCTCGCCGACAAACAGCGGTACCGAGCTTGCACTGGGGACGCTCCACACAACAAAGGAGTCCGTCTCATGATTGAGTTCCCGTTGATCCTGATCGGTTATGCGCTTGTTCCGATTATCGCCGTCCAGTTGATGGTCATGGCCGACCGGCCACGAGAAACCGGTGATCAGCACGCCTTTCCCAACGTCGAAATCTTGTGAGCCTGCGGCGGCTCCGGTACCGATGGACGGAGCCGCTGCCTTTCCGGCCTCTCCACGATCAGCCGCTCACTGCAGCACGAACGCAGAGGCAAGCGTCAGACGTCCCTGACGCTGCCGACAACTTCGTCCGCACCATGGTGAGCCGTTCATGTATAATGCCGACCGTCGATACAGGCATCATTCCACGCGCAAGACCACCTGCCATTGATGAAAGAAAGTTTCACGTTGACGGTTCCTGGGAAATTCTATAGCTAAGAGACTGATGAAATCGGTGAATCCGGTCATAGTTTTGTATGCCCTCCTCCTGGTCACGACCGGCTGTCGAGGCTACGCGTTCGTGGAAACTCCGATTACGGACGGTTTCCATGCCAAACTGCCGTCGCCCTACACCAGGGCGGTCGTCTGGGGCGGACGCCCCGATACGATCCAGAGTGCCAGCACCTGGCTGCTCAAGAAGGGGATTCTCGTCGTAGATCAAACCAAGGTGCTGCAGGCTGCCGCCGACCAAAAGGTGAGCCTGACAGGCTATCAATATATTGAAACGGATGTGCTGCGGATGGCCAAACTGGTGGGAGCTCGATTGGTCGTCTTTACCAACGCCGAAGTGGGATCGTGGGAAACGTTGAATTGGAGCACAGGTTTCCCACAAAGTCAGAAAGTCTATTCGGCCACGATTGCGCTCCGCGCCGTCGACGTCAATACCGGTGAAATCGAATGGAGCGGCAAGGCCCAGTCCACCGAACGCTTCGGGAATATCGAAGAAGGCATCAGCCTTCTCACATGTCATGCCCTCGCCACAGCCTGGGGCATGCGCAACCCGGGTGCCGTTGCCCCGGAAAACGTCTGTCCTCCGGGATCCGGCCTCATGACCAGTGAAGCAGGTTCTCCAAAAACTCAGGCCCACCCCGCTGCGTCCGGCAGCCAGAGTTCAACCACCTCCACAAATTATTGACTCGACTCCATTTCGCCTGTCCGAAGACCCATGCGCCGACGTGTTTCCCTCCGGTAACCACATTCTCAACCTCATCGTCCTTGAACGCAAAATCGCTCTTTTGTCGATTTTACCCGGCGGCGCGTTATACTGCGAAGAAAACCCACAGACCACACCGTTCCTCAAGCACCCCTATGGTCCAGTCCCTGGTGATTGCGCTTCTCGCCATAAGCCTTCTCGCCGCCTCGACTGCTGAAGCCGCTGAGAATCGCCCGTTCTGGACGGAACAAGCCTCGTTTCACTTCGGCGACGATCTCTTCTTCACCGGGCGAGCCTCTTGCGCTCCCACCATTGAAGCCGGGCGGCAACGCGCTTACATGGCCGCCGTCCAAGAAGTCAAAAATTTCACGCGAGCCCAGGAAATCGCCGGATTTCCGCTGGACACACAAATGGTCTTCGAAGATCCCCATCCTCCCGACTGCCCGACAGGACTCGTTACGGTATGGCGATTGTTGCGCGCTCCTCGAACAGCGCTGGAAACACTCACGAAACGGGCAGGCTCCGTGAAGCAAACGGACCTGTCTCCAATTCTCGCGCAAATCCAGGCAATCCGAAATCTGACGCCGCGAGTGGGAATGTTGCGCGATGAAGTGTGGAATCGGTACGGGCTTCCCCGTTCCATCCTGGCGCATCCGGACAGGGGGGAACTGGTCTGGGACTACTCTCAATTCGGATTGACCATCGTGTTCAACCAAGACGATGTCCTCACACGTTGGCGATTGAACGGCCCACATCCACGCTCCAGCGAAGACACATCGAATGTCCCACGACCGGACAAACCGTCGGAGAAGGACCTTCCGGCCATCGACCTCACGGCCCGTCTTCAACAGTTGGAGGAACTGCAAGACCTCGATCGACATCGACAGGCTCAGCGTTATTGCACACTGCGTTTCGCAGACGTGCCGGAACAAGTCAGGCCCAAACAGGGCAGCTGTGAACAACGTGAGTACGAGCGCCTCAAGGAACGCCCTCGTCCGTTCTAACAGGATGCGGAAAAAGTCCGCTAACGGCGTTCTCGCATCGTTCAGAGGCTCACCGTACGGCCCAGAGTACGACTCGCCTCTTCGCTCGCTGCGGCCTTGCTGGACGGCCTTTTTGCGCATCCTGCGTGGTGGTGTGGAGTCGTCTCGAACCTCGGTATTGACGACTGGTTCGGAGGCCAACATGAGTTTTTTCGCAACCTGCTAAACGCGCGCTTTGCACAGGTCACCGTCATCGTACGTGCCACAGGAGCCGGCACGGAGGAGCCCGCCATGACCAGCAGTTCACGACAGGCCGCGACTATTTTGATCGTCGACGATGATCCCACCACCCTCCTCCTCTGCACGAAACCGTTGCGGGAGGCTGGCTATACGGTCTTCCAAGCACCGGGAAGTTCCGAAGCCCTCAAGCTCTATGAGGAGCATCCCGACCCCGTGCATCTCATCCTGACCGATATTTTTCTTCCTCCGCCCGGCTTTCAACTCTCCTTCGAGAACAATCCCTATCCCCGGATGAACGGCCTCGATATGGTCGAACGATTGTTGAAGAAAAAGAGAGAGGTCCGGATCATTCTCATGTCCGGCAGCCCAGGGCCTGAATTACACAGTCGCGGCCTCGCACGGGATGGGCTCCCGTTTTTGCAGAAGCCCTTTACCAGCGAGGCGCTCCTGACCTTGGTGCGGCAAGTCCTCGCAGGCCCACCCGCCGCGGCAGATCCGAAGAAAACGGCTTCCTCCGGTAAAGCAGAAGTGAAATGGGTTGACTGACGAATTGGCCTGTTTGGAAAAGGCACGGTACCGATGGCAAAGATCAAAACCAGCGAACCACGCAATCGTGCGAAACCGAACGCCCTAGAGGAACTCACGCGCGACATCGCAAAGCTGCGTGAACTGAGTACTCACATCGACGACCTGAGCCGTGATGGATTTCCCTACGGCGAAGCGGTTCGCGCCAGAACCGAACTCTCCTTGCGGGAGACTATTCGGCGGATCTTCGGCGAAAAGTCGCCGGAATACCAAACCCACAAAAACCACAAGCTGCGTATCGGTACTCGTGCGGAGTCCGCACAGAGCACCGTGCTCTTGAAAGACCTGATCGCCGCACTGGAGCAGCAGAAGACCGACCTCTTGGGCCTCAAACCAGCCTCACCTGCCATGCCTGAACCGGTGAATGATCGGACTTCCCTCGCCGTAACGCCTCCCCTCAAGCAACCAATCCCACCGGTCTCTCCGCCAGCCACGTCGGAACCGGGCTCTCTGCCTCCCACTCAGGCCACCGTCATCCCTCCACCACAAACGATTCGCGACACGTCGATGCCTCACCGATCGGATTCGCCGTCATCGTCAGGACCTGACAACAGGCACACCGATGCAACCTGCGTCACGGCTCCGCTTGCTGAAACACCGTCGCTTCGAACAATCATTCTGCAAGAGACTGTCCCCCCTGATCCGCAGGCCGTACAACACCCTGTTCCGCCAAACCCGGCAGCCACTGTGCCGAAAGAGAACCAACCGAGCAACGGGGAACCCGCTATAGTCGCACTCCCGCCTGAACCTTTGTCCAGTGGACCGTTATCGCCGGTCTCCGACCACGCGCCGGAACGGCTCGCCCCAGCCGCTGCGGAACCATCCACCACCCTTCCCGTACCGGAGGTTTCTCCCATGGCGACCACTGAGCGTGACCGTCCGCCTTCGATGACCGAACCGCCTGTTGCGCCGGTGACTCGGCCTCCGATCGGAACGGAGGACGCCACGCGCGACCTCCTCAGAAAAACCTGTGTGCGATTCCATTTGGTAGCCCGGCAACTTCGCTTGCGAAAAGAATACCGTCCGACGTTGGAGATCAACGACGAGTATGACCTACAGGACCTGTTCTATGCGCTCCTTCGCCTGCAATTCGACGAAGTCGGAACAGAGGAATGGAGCCCGGATTATGCCGACGGCGCTCGACGGACCACCTACCTCCTCGATTGGGACAGAACGGCCGTTGTCGTCAAACGGACCGGTCCGGGATTGAGCACAAAAGACCTCGCCGAGCAGGTGAAGGTCGACGCAGCCCACTACTCCGCGCGCCCGAACGGAAACACTCTGTTATGCTTCATCTACGATCCAGACGGACGAATCGGAAATCCTCGCGGATTGGAGGCCGACCTTGCGACAGTCGGCAACACCTACGGAGTGGAAGTCATCGTCGCACCGAAATGATGGAACGAGACAGGACCGCCGGGTACGGGGTACCGTCCGTTCTGTTGACTTCATCCGGATCAATCCGCTAGGTTTTGAAAGACGGCCAGACGTGACGTTATTCCCCACCCCACAACACGGGAGACCCCCTGCATGCCGGATCGAGCCTATGTGCTGATCAATGTCCATCCCGGCCAGACCGCCGATGTAGTAAAAGCCTTGGCAAACATCAAGGAGATCAAACAAATCGACCCGTGCTGGGGCAAGCCGGATATCTTCACCATCGTCGAAATCCCTCATCAAGACGCATTGACCCAACTGGTGCTCGCGAAGATTCATGCCATCCCAGGTGTCGACCAGACGGACACCCACATGGTCTACCGCCTGCAGGAAGGGAAGCCCCAGTGAGATCCGCAGCAGCAAGCATCGTTACCCTGACGTTGATCGCAACAGTCTCCGGCTGCGCGGGAGCCCCTCCCGCCCCTGAGCCGGATGTGGTCGAGGTGACACTCCCCGCCTCAGCCGACCTGGTCGGCAAGGCCGTGACGGATGTCTTGACTGAAGGAGGCTACGGGGTCGATCAAGACGAGGCCGGCAACCTGACGACCGGCATGAGGCAGGAAATCAGAGGCCCGTGGAACAGTCTCCTGCGTTGGCGGTTCGGCGTGGGGAAGAGCCGGGTGGAAGCTCGGATGGTCCCACAAGACGACCGCACCACCAGATTGAGACTCCAGGTCTTTCATCGCGGAAAGGACGGACTCTTCGACTGGTGGGAAGATGCCGAAACGCCGCTCCCGCAGAGTGCCGCCAACGAGATCCGCCTGATCAAGAACGCGCTGCGACTGTTGTAATCCGCCTGCTATTTTTCGTCCGTTTCATCGCCAAGGTTCAGCCCGAACCGTTCCGCCATGCGATAGAGCGTGCGCCGATCGATCCCGAGAATCTTCGCGGCCTTGACCTTGTTGCCTCGCATTTCCTTGAGCACCAGCGTGAGATGCCGTTTTTCGACTTCATCCAGGGTCAGGAGTGCCTCCTGCCCCGCCTCGGCGCGATCTCCCTTCGGCACGTCGGCCGGTTGCGGTTCGGCTCGGATGGTCTCAGGAAGATCCTCCGGCAGCAGCAGCGGGCCATGGCTGAGAGACACCGCCCGTTCGACGGCATTTTCCAACTCGCGCACGTTCCCGGGCCAGTGGTACCGTTTGAGCACCGCCATCGTATCCGAGTGAAATCCCTTCACGCGCAACGACTGTTTGGCGTATTTCTGCAAGAAGTGTTGGGCCAACATCGGAATGTCTTCTCGCCGCTCGGCCAGCGAAGGCAAAGTGATGCGTACCACGTTGAGGCGGTAGTACAGGTCGTCGCGAAACTTCCCTTCTTTCACGAGGGTGGCCAAATCGCGATTCGTCGCGGCAATGATACGGACATCGACCTTCACCGACGAGGTGCTGCCGACACGACGCACCTCCTGCTCCTGCATCACCCGCAGCAATTTGACCTGGAGCGCCGGCCCGAGATC
Proteins encoded in this region:
- a CDS encoding PAS/PAC sensor hybrid histidine kinase, encoding MTSSSRQAATILIVDDDPTTLLLCTKPLREAGYTVFQAPGSSEALKLYEEHPDPVHLILTDIFLPPPGFQLSFENNPYPRMNGLDMVERLLKKKREVRIILMSGSPGPELHSRGLARDGLPFLQKPFTSEALLTLVRQVLAGPPAAADPKKTASSGKAEVKWVD